From Carassius auratus strain Wakin chromosome 1, ASM336829v1, whole genome shotgun sequence, the proteins below share one genomic window:
- the LOC113071224 gene encoding uncharacterized protein LOC113071224 has protein sequence MSDASADDYDGFQTQFTNIMETILQTAVREATKLYDGTLQRLKAELVQLRQENVNTKTGDSSGQNTKRLSEAGSQRTGNGSKHRDIGVQCEKPTLVDRGCSPLQFIGQRVNVGDITSDKLTDLCASEDGNRQLALLLVKQEPQETECNSYAPGYFLLKQEGAEPILVRREPNKDTMERVVIPPALQTITRHHSNQGGKSPCPVTTSSCSRRVDSCGQKPNQTTQPIQSTAKRTLENTEGLSSQSKRQNLSAPAQTSTSSVLPNSTQTPVSTVNLSVPMIELSGTPTIPQTKPTASLVYRRPNPNPQTSNQTVVPQKEGSNICQNTYLNPFPPSQVLVTAPHSPKQRVQALVSHTEKTLSNIASLNQATEPLTQCSSQLTQPPFFPPQSIKTPAQEMTPQVQTVMPSGHVPVAADPNPVPPVQDRILPAGLVPPQSQVFTLPQIMPAHSVTSSPSFQFPLVLPPNPVQGTPPSYLPMHVPFTSSHIPVNGVQGSVSLNPPQPPLTQSQYPPQSDQFSSSPDHFFPPPDDTPSLLESLDTLHLHSPIVITPQDALEQAPMHHFHPSGQFAPLLTLKEQQAATSANVLLGRVPIPSLDTSASPVDNIEADLPFSPCCTERNDKDLSEDDDTPTLQSRLRKQRKFCSRSRQIDPADEDSTLMVKDKRVDQVQNELISETPHSGSNNGNQLLPKPSGKTLQRNTKCPQCGRVLSNASALENHMRLHTGERPYTCSQCGKAFPSVRGLNRHMKVHAEEKRYQCDECGKSFVYHFTLTKHQLIHSGERPFPCKVCGKRFLAKADRATHMRMHTGEKPFSCTLCGKKFKHRVALNMHMQGHRGEKRYICPHCEKGFVDLGNFKRHKLIHTGERPFECKECGKRFTQSAHLKKHVNTQHAT, from the exons ATGTCCGATGCGAGCGCGGACGATTATGACGGGTTTCAGACCCAGTTCACGAACATAATGGAAACAATCTTACAGACTGCTGTCAGGGAAGCGACAAAACTTTATGATGGCACTTTGCAGCGCTTGAAAGCGGAATTGGTGCAGCTGAGACAAGAGAATGTCAACACGAAGACAGGTGATTCATCCGGCCAGAACACAAAGAGATTATCTGAAGCTGGGAGTCAGAGGACTGGAAATGGATCTAAACATCGTGATATTGGCGTGCAGTGCG AAAAGCCTACACTGGTGGACCGGGGATGCAGCCCCCTTCAGTTTATAGGACAACGTGTTAATGTGGGAGACATTACAAGCGATAAACTCACAGATCTATGTGCCAGTGAGGACGGGAACAGACAGCTTGCGTTGCTCCTCGTCAAACAAGAG CCTCAAGAGACTGAATGCAACAGCTATGCACCAGGATACTTTTTACTAAAGCAAGAGGGTGCTGAACCAATCCTGGTGCGCAGAGAGCCAAATAAGGATACCATGGAAAGGG TTGTGATACCGCCAGCATTGCAAACAATAACTAGGCACCATAGCAACCAAGGAGGGAAGTCACCATGTCCAGTGACTACTTCCTCTTGTAGTCGCAGAGTGGATTCCTGTGGTCAAAAACCCAATCAGACTACacaacccatccaaagtacagcTAAAAGAACACTGGAAAACACTGAAGGCTTGTCTTCCCAAAGCAAAAGACAGAATCTAAGTGCACCAGCACAGACATCCACTTCTTCAGTACTTCCCAATTCGACCCAAACTCCTGTTTCCACTGTTAACCTGTCTGTGCCAATGATTGAGCTGTCTGGCACTCCAACAATACCTCAAACGAAACCAACAGCTTCATTAGTTTACCGTCGACCAAACCCAAACCCTCAAACATCAAACCAGACAGTAGTCCCTCAGAAAGAGGGGTCAAATATCTGTCAAAACACCTACCTAAATCCTTTTCCCCCAAGCCAAGTCTTAGTAACAGCGCCTCATTCACCAAAACAGCGAGTTCAGGCATTGGTTTCACATACTGAGAAAACTCTTTCAAACATTGCCTCACTAAACCAGGCCACTGAACCACTAACCCAGTGTTCATCTCAACTTACACAACCACCATTCTTTCCACCACAATCCATCAAAACACCAGCCCAAGAGATGACTCCACAAGTACAAACTGTCATGCCATCAGGACACGTTCCTGTCGCAGCAGATCCAAATCCAGTTCCACCAGTCCAGGATCGGATTCTCCCAGCCGGTCTTGTTCCTCCTCAATCTCAAGTTTTTACATTGCCACAGATAATGCCAGCACATTCTGTGACTTCAAGTCCATCATTCCAGTTCCCTTTGGTTCTGCCACCCAATCCAGTTCAGGGGACGCCACCTTCTTATCTGCCAATGCATGTTCCATTTACTTCTTCGCACATTCCAGTTAATGGAGTTCAGGGATCCGTGTCCTTAAACCCACCTCAACCTCCACTTACGCAATCTCAATATCCACCACAATCTGATCAGTTTTCCTCTTCTCCAGACCATTTTTTTCCTCCACCGGATGATACGCCAAGTTTGCTGGAATCTCTTGATACTTTGCATTTGCACTCACCCATTGTGATAACGCCACAAGATGCCCTGGAGCAGGCACCCATGCACCATTTTCATCCATCTGGGCAGTTTGCTCCTCTGCTAACACTGAAGGAGCAACAAGCTGCCACTTCAGCTAACGTTCTTTTAGGGCGAGTACCCATTCCGTCCTTAGATACCTCTGCGTCTCCGGTTGACAACATCGAAGCAGACCTACCATTTTCCCCATGTTGCACAGAGAGAAATGACAAAGACCTCTCGGAAGATGATGACACCCCTACACTCCAGTCTAGactgagaaaacagagaaagTTTTGCTCCAGATCCAGACAAATAGATCCTGCAGATGAGGACAGCACACTTATGGTCAAGGATAAAAGGGTGGATCAGGTACAGAATGAATTGATTAGTGAAACACCACATTCTGGCTCAAATAATGGAAATCAACTATTACCAAAACCTTCAGGCAAAACACTGCAGAGAAATACGAAGTGTCCCCAGTGTGGAAGGGTCCTCAGCAATGCGTCTGCCTTGGAGAACCACATGAGACTTCATACAGGCGAAAGACCTTATACCTGCTCCCAGTGTGGAAAAGCGTTTCCTAGTGTACGAGGTCTTAACCGGCACATGAAGGTCCATGCAGAGGAGAAACGGTATCAGTGTGatgagtgtggaaagagttttgtatACCACTTTACCCTTACCAAACATCAGCTCATTCACTCTGGAGAAAGGCCGTTTCCTTGTAAAGTTTGTGGAAAGAGGTTTTTGGCCAAGGCAGACCGGGCTACACATATGCGAatgcacactggagagaagccattcTCATGCACTCTATGTGGGAAAAAATTTAAACATAGAGTCGCTCTGAATATGCATATGCAGGGGCACAGAGGAGAGAAACGCTACATCTGCCCCCACTGTGAAAAGGGATTTGTGGATCTAGGCAATTTTAAAAGACACAAGCTCATCCACACAGGGGAAAGACCGTTTGAGTGCAAGGAATGTGGGAAACGCTTTACTCAATCAGCCCATCTCAAGAAACATGTCAACACACAACATGCTACATGA